The sequence AAAAGTCCTGCTTGCTCTTACCTAAGAGCAAGAAAAAGTTTGGGAAATATGGAAATATAAATCAAGAACCCCATACTCATTTATCAGTTTGAGTATCATTTATCAGTTTGAGCATTCTAATATAACTGAACTAATGCTACCAAAACAAACTAACCTTGGAATCAATACCCTTTATCGTCACTGAGCCAGGTATAGGTCTACCAGTATCTGCTGCAAATATCCTTCCATGAACCCCTGACTAAAACTAGAGTTAATATGACAGAATAGCCTGATGAACTCTGGTAACTCTTACAGATAGAACAAAAAAGAGTGATCTCCCAAAAGCAGATAGGGCCACCATAAGGTTTCTCATCATAGGGGAAAGTGTTATTTCGTGGGGCTAAGAATGAATGGTGCCCCTGCCACCAGCAGAGAACAATTTTGGTTGAGAATGATCATATCACAATAGCATGTACCCTGCCTAAGTGACCCTCAAAGGGTCACAACTTAACATAATTCCTCCATTCCTGACATGaattctctccttttttttctttgggcgGGGGTGGGGGTGAAAGACAATGATAGTATATCATATACAAACAACGGGAAATCGAAGAACTGTAATATTACTTGATAAATTCTCTTTTTACCAGATATAAGAGGGAAGACATCCCAGACATCCTGACTAAATAGACTAGGCAGTTGAGAAGCTCTTTGGGTACAGAACCCCAAAATTATACTGATTACAGCCAGAGATGGTGGTGGCAAAAACATTGTCCCAACTAGACAATAATCTATTGCAAACAGTGAATGCAAATTCTGATAAACATCTTTGAGCATGTTCAGAACTCAGACCAACTAGCCAAGTGTGCTACCCTGAAGGCCTGAACCAGCTCCCTTTCTGAAAATTGCTGTACCCGGTATTTTCAATTATAGGCAGTAACTGGCTAGTGGCATATGTTACTATGAAGCAGTTGTACATGAAACACTGGTATAAACATGAGCAGTTATGTGCCTCAACTCGCTAATTAATCCATTTTATTTCAATCAGTGCAAAAGTCACCCTTTGCAGGGCATAAGGAAACAATTGATTACTATGGAAACATATTACCTTTATTAGGCTTGCAAGAAGATTAAGCATACTCATTCTATTGTGTTCCCAGATAACAGGAAGCTgtagcaaaatgttagaatacacaattgaaaaagaaaaaaaaagtccgCAACAACACAAGCAGAACCATATATAACTGGATGCAAAGATACCTCAGCTGCTTTTGGCCACTTTGTGTCACTAATCTCCAGAGTTAACTCAAAGCAGCCTCCATGTATATAATTCCAGTCTTGCATGCCACCATATATTGGATACCTGAATTGCAAACATGGATGTTGATTGATGCAAAGCCCAGACATACACCGAAAGTCTCATATCCAGTATGAACAAAATGCTATTGTTTGTTTACCAGAAGGCTCCATTTGTTATCCCCCCTTCAAATTCTTTGCTCAAGGACATGTTGTAGTGGGACTGACTATACACTGATGCCATGTGCTGGAATGTCTTATCATCAGGACATCCATAGTAACGTTTTCTGTGAGAAGTAAAATCATTATTTAGAATGCTAAAAATGTGAAACCAAGTAAGTAAAATTGTGGCCTTAAAACCAGAGGTGAAAAGcagcaaagaaaagaaagcaaCCAGAGATAGCATTGACAAAATAGGTGTATCATCACATCACTGGATATGTTGCAAGGGAGAGGACATTCAAATGGTAAGTGAGAGTGAGAACATCACTTCATACATGGCAATATGTTAATCAGCTGCTCATAAGACTAAGTTAGCCATGCAGCTAATCTGCCTTATGTCCTTGACACTTGGCAGCCCTGACTTTGACCAccgttttttttatataaaggAAAAACCGGCCTCTATATCCAATTGACCTTGATTACCATGTAAAATTCGGACTGTCATTTGACCCCAatataaaaatttcagctcgTTTCACTTGCCCAAATTATTAGTCCAAATCAACCCCAAATGATATATTTTTGCCTTTTAGCTTCAAGCTTTGTGGATGATAGCTGCCAAGAAACCATATGTTACAAAAGTGAAtcagattttttttgtgattgtTTTCATAGATTGGAAGCCTCTGATACTAGTTTAACCATCAATATATGAAAATACATTGTTTTCAATAAAGAATAAAAAACACAACCAATAGCTGCAACATCGCTTTATAACAGATTAAGGTGCCTATATATGATAgaaactttgaaaaataatttgcAGAGATAAAAAATGAGGCAACCACAAGAACACATTGTACATCACTACATCATCTGAACCATAAACTACCACACTAGCAATACTATTAGTTGAGATACTTGAAACTGAATCTAATTAGAAGGACTCACCCTGTATCTTTAGTTCCATCCCATGGATAATTGGCAACGAGAGCaccctgaaaaaaaaaatcaaataagaTAATACAGGACCTCATTTCAACAAGTAATATTACGTAACTGCAGGTAGATGAGAATATTACCCCATGCAAACTAGCAGAAGCCGTGAAATGTTCTTGCTTTATCCAGTTCATAATGGCTCTAGTTTCAGGTTGTctgtagttaatatcgttgttaACGGAGAAGAACTGTCAATTTCAGTCAGTGTCAATTGAATGGctacaagaaaaaagaaataatggACAAATGGGGCAGTAGAAGCTTCCCAAGGAAAAGAGGTGCAACATAGACGTGTACTCACTTGGTCAGGAAAATCTCGGTTGAGATCAATATTGTTTGCATTACCACGCCATTTAAGAGTGAATCCATCTGGGTTCATTGTCGGAAGTATATGAAGGTGCATATTCTCCACAATGAGAGTTGCCTACAGAAATTAGTTTCAAATGTTGAGTTTACCATATATTGGCTACAGAGTTTTCATAGATTAATCAAAACATACTGTGCCGCACATCTAGTTAAATTGCACGCTATATCTTAGTATTGAACAATATATTGGAAACTAAATCAAAATAGTGTGCTTTAGAATTTAATTTCATACTTCATGTTTCTAATAATTTTCCATGCATTATTGTATTTTCTTTTACCCTTTTTTACATAATCGCTTCCTTTCAAAATTATGATATCATCTGAACAACTCAAAAATACTTAAGGTAGTTACCAAAAAGCTACACCACAAGAGGTTGGGCATTGGTAAACTGCACGGTGACAAGGACAAGCAGCAACAGATGAATCTTTGCTTACCAATGGATCCTTTCGATAGTTATCACACAGCCAATTCGCAAGATGCATAAGAACCTCTCTTCCAACAGGCTCATCACCATGAACATTTCCAATGAACTGCATGTGTAGCACAAATTTATATCACCGATAAAATCATGGTGCCTTTAACATTGGGACTAGAATAAAGAGCCCCTGTCAGTTCTCATCAATTGATAATTGAATAAGAACAGAAGAATGAGGTAATTAACTCGGGCAGCAGAGCAAGCCAGCAGAATAATTGTCGACATGGCATTTTATCACAAGACAACCATGTGTGCATGTATGAATCTAGTATAGGAGAGTGACCTGAGAAATTGGCAATGTGGCATTAAACAGTTGTATGTTCACCGCTATAGAAAACGTGTGAGCCTACTATACCTTACTTTATTATGTGCTCAAGATATGGGGAAATAACTTAGTCCCCTATAAATTAataaagaaggaagaagaaaagcaaGGATATGGGATCATGCAAATCAACGATTGATGAAAAGGAATTGTATCATCACTGAACATACCCCACATGTGTGAATATGACTCTTGCACAGCTATCCTTTTAGATCACAAGGGTTAGATGGATAAAATAATTAAGACAATAAGATCATTACAGAAAATTTGCAgccaaaattttatttacattctcCAAATTTTGAATAAGAACAGCCTCACTTTAAGAGTCATTCAGAAAATGGTACCACAAACCTTGAATGCTGGTTCAGCTTCTCTTTGCCTGGGTTTGTCTGATATTTCGATCACCCACTACAATCAGCAGAATTCCCCAGTATATAAATTTGGCACTAAGCAAATCATACAAAATGTACTGCCATTGAAGTTACGTACCAATGGAA comes from Panicum virgatum strain AP13 chromosome 4K, P.virgatum_v5, whole genome shotgun sequence and encodes:
- the LOC120702584 gene encoding carboxypeptidase SOL1 isoform X2 is translated as MARGYMSNAELEIAVHAFGSRCSNISRIYSIGKSVNDFPLWVIEISDKPRQREAEPAFKFIGNVHGDEPVGREVLMHLANWLCDNYRKDPLATLIVENMHLHILPTMNPDGFTLKWRGNANNIDLNRDFPDQFFSVNNDINYRQPETRAIMNWIKQEHFTASASLHGGALVANYPWDGTKDTGKRYYGCPDDKTFQHMASVYSQSHYNMSLSKEFEGGITNGAFWYPIYGGMQDWNYIHGGCFELTLEISDTKWPKAAELPVIWEHNRMSMLNLLASLIKSGVHGRIFAADTGRPIPGSVTIKGIDSKVRASRTFGDYHRIIVPGEKYDVMASMEGFRPKSTRIVLEQGAVNLDFILDPDGADVLGNDYGCRCGNDMMFHVQEAHIWLYLLILCVLLTLYLVFKRKTASRLLAYRYSPRRPVAV
- the LOC120702584 gene encoding carboxypeptidase SOL1 isoform X1 — protein: MAISRIHPLFLLLLLRAFALLPTQAAARGGHDLPDDGDHGSISRNLLQDKPHITEEMARGYMSNAELEIAVHAFGSRCSNISRIYSIGKSVNDFPLWVIEISDKPRQREAEPAFKFIGNVHGDEPVGREVLMHLANWLCDNYRKDPLATLIVENMHLHILPTMNPDGFTLKWRGNANNIDLNRDFPDQFFSVNNDINYRQPETRAIMNWIKQEHFTASASLHGGALVANYPWDGTKDTGKRYYGCPDDKTFQHMASVYSQSHYNMSLSKEFEGGITNGAFWYPIYGGMQDWNYIHGGCFELTLEISDTKWPKAAELPVIWEHNRMSMLNLLASLIKSGVHGRIFAADTGRPIPGSVTIKGIDSKVRASRTFGDYHRIIVPGEKYDVMASMEGFRPKSTRIVLEQGAVNLDFILDPDGADVLGNDYGCRCGNDMMFHVQEAHIWLYLLILCVLLTLYLVFKRKTASRLLAYRYSPRRPVAV